A genomic stretch from Eretmochelys imbricata isolate rEreImb1 chromosome 24, rEreImb1.hap1, whole genome shotgun sequence includes:
- the PEX11B gene encoding peroxisomal membrane protein 11B, with product MDFWVQFSAQSQAKERVFRAAQYACTLLGYTLQKNGASADFLNRIKQLEAHMSLGRKLFRLGNSADALESAKRAIHLSDVVLRFCITVSNLNRAMYFACDNILWAGKSGLLPHMDQEKWSQRSFRYYFFALILNLSRDAYEIRLLMEREACGKRPKGSETRHVLRADSSLQQLVLRLKVQLHLLVHVLRSNPPLLVDVVKNACDIFIPLDKLGLYKTNPGFVGLCGLTSSILSILTIVHPWLKLKP from the exons ATGGATTTCTGGGTGCAGTTCAGTGCCCAGAGCCAAGCCAAGGAGCGGGTTTTCAG AGCCGCTCAGTATGCCTGCACTTTGCTCGGCTACACACTGCAGAAGAATGGAGCGAGTGCTGATTTCCTCAACAGGATCAAACAGCTTGAGGCTCACATGAGCCTGGGGCGCAAGC TGTTCCGGCTGGGGAACTCAGCGGATGCCCTGGAGTCGGCGAAGCGAGCCATTCACCTCTCAGATGTGGTCTTGCGCTTCTGCATCACCGTCAGCAACCTGAACAGAGCCATGTACTTCGCCTGTGACAACATCCTGTGGGCGGGGAAGTCAGGCCTCCTCCCTCACATGGACCAGGAAAAGTGGAGCCAGCGGTCCTTCAG ataTTACTTCTTTGCGCTGATCCTGAACCTGAGCAGGGACGCCTACGAGATCCGGCTCCTGATGGAGCGGGAGGCGTGCGGGAAGCGTCCGAAGGGCAGCGAGACCAGGCACGTGCTCCGAGCAGACAGCAGTCTCCAGCAGTTGGTGCTGAGGCTGAAAGTTCAGCTGCACCTTCTTGTGCACGTGCTGAGGAGCAACCCCCCTCTGCTTGTGGACGTGGTGAAAAATGCCTGCGATATCTTCATCCCGCTGGACAAGCTGGGGCTGTACAAGACCAACCCGGGCTTTGTGGGGCTGTGCGGCCTTACCTCCTCCATCCTCTCTATCCTCACCATCGTTCACCCCTGGCTCAAACTTAAACCTTAA